A genomic window from Camelus ferus isolate YT-003-E chromosome X, BCGSAC_Cfer_1.0, whole genome shotgun sequence includes:
- the RAI2 gene encoding retinoic acid-induced protein 2 isoform X1: MPVGGGGSGLDKGSCGSDAPSAHTGCVPAPKLLSQSGGRAERKRARSCQMAEWHQSRVMDDLQSQNLSMDMADSSPTLTNNRLENGMAQLITTEAWNINSTDLVKKALVTVPAPSILNPPAESQSGVALKVAATVLQPLCLGESSVVMPIHMQVEGSSAPELNPNGNATYVMTTQGPVQLPVVLEQHVFQHLNSPLVLPQEAPCSSNAIHNNLFQGAEDPEAQPQLLDLRIPSQPQEPTLPFEAVLQNLFPSQGALGPPPCPPPPGYAPVPPQPFNSPLSPLVPPATLLVPYPVIVPLPVPVPIPIPIPVPQSSESKFSSSFPKPPSSFGLHPFRGTQPPLQKEELKPFDILQPREYFQLSRHTVIKMGSENEALDLSMKSVPWLKAGEVSPPICQEDAALDLSLATHRKSGPPPETLYNSSRSVDSPGHTVMEKLPSGVEMPFAPAAPHEASAMMDTHVGGSNTTEQPSQPSQPCQPSGEVKAENNIEIVSESQAAKVIVSVEDTVPTIFCGKIKGLSGVSTKNFSFKREDSMLQGYDIHSQGEESMGNTESLRKPIKNRSIKLKKVNSQEIHMLPIKKQRLATFFPRK; encoded by the exons ATGCCAGTCGGAGGGGGAGGGTCCGGACTGGACAAGG GCTCCTGTGGCAGTGACGCCCCCTCTGCCCACACTGGGTGCGTGCCGGCCCCCAAACTGCTGAGCCAGAGTGGAGGAcgagcagagaggaagagagcaagaAGCTGCCAGATG GCTGAGTGGCATCAGAGCCGAGTGATGGACGACCTGCAGTCCCAGAACCTCTCCATGGACATGGCCGACTCCTCTCCCACCTTGACCAATAACAGACTGGAGAATGGCATGGCCCAGCTGATCACCACTGAGGCCTGGAACATCAACTCCACCGACCTGGTAAAGAAGGCCCTGGTGACCGTGCCGGCCCCATCCATTCTGAACCCCCCGGCCGAGTCCCAGAGCGGCGTGGCCCTGAAGGTGGCGGCCACTGTGCTGCAGCCCCTGTGCCTCggggagagctcagtggtgaTGCCCATTCACATGCAGGTGGAGGGAAGCTCCGCACCCGAGCTCAACCCTAACGGCAATGCCACCTACGTCATGACCACACAGGGCCCCGTGCAGCTGCCAGTGGTGCTGGAGCAGCACGTCTTCCAGCACCTCAACTCCCCCCTGGTCCTGCCGCAGGAGGCCCCGTGTTCCTCCAACGCCATCCACAACAACCTCTTCCAGGGAGCCGAGGACCCCGAGGCCCAGCCGCAGCTCCTGGACCTGAGGATCCCCAGCCAGCCGCAGGAGCCCACCTTGCCGTTTGAAGCTGTGCTCCAGAATCTGTTCCCCTCGCAGGGTGCTCTTGGCCCCCCACCCTGTCCGCCTCCTCCGGGATATGCCCCTGTGCCCCCCCAACCCTTTAACTCCCCACTGTCCCCCCTGGTCCCGCCGGCCACACTCCTGGTGCCCTACCCTGTGATCGTCCCCTTGCCTGTACCggtccccatccccatccccatcccagtGCCTCAGAGTTCTGAATCCAAGTTCAGTTCCAGTTTCCCCAAGCCACCATCTTCCTTCGGCCTGCACCCCTTTAGAGGCACCCAGCCCCCTCTACAAAAGGAGGAACTGAAGCCCTTCGACATCCTCCAGCCGAGGGAGTACTTCCAGCTCAGCCGCCACACAGTCATCAAGATGGGGAGTGAGAACGAGGCCCTGGATCTCTCCATGAAGTCGGTGCCCTGGCTCAAGGCTGGCGAAGTCAGCCCCCCGATCTGCCAGGAAGATGCAGCCCTGGACCTGTCACTGGCGACCCACCGGAAATCTGGGCCTCCCCCTGAGACTTTATATAACAGCAGCAGGTCAGTGGACAGCCCAGGTCACACTGTGATGGAGAAACTTCCCAGTGGTGTGGAAATGCCCTTTGCCCCTGCTGCGCCCCACGAGGCCTCAGCCATGATGGATACTCATGTGGGTGGCAGCAACACCACTGAGCAGCCTagccagcccagccagccctgccagcccagcGGTGAGGTAAAGGCTGAAAATAACATTGAGATTGTGAGCGAGTCCCAGGCGGCCAAGGTCATTGTCTCTGTGGAAGACACTGTGCCTACCATCTTCTGTGGCAAGATCAAAGGCCTCTCGGGGGTGTCCACCAAAAACTTCTCCTTCAAAAGAGAAGACTCCATGCTTCAGGGCTACGACATCCACAGCCAAGGAGAAGAATCCATGGGAAACACGGAGTCCCTTAGGAAACCCATCAAAAACCGGAGCATAAAGTTAAAGAAAGTGAACTCCCAGGAAATACACATGCTCCCAATCAAAAAACAACGGCTGGCCACCTTTTTTCCAAGAAAGTGa
- the RAI2 gene encoding retinoic acid-induced protein 2 isoform X3 encodes MPVGGGGSGLDKGSCGSDAPSAHTGCVPAPKLLSQSGGRAERKRARSCQMAEWHQSRVMDDLQSQNLSMDMADSSPTLTNNRLENGMAQLITTEAWNINSTDLGAEDPEAQPQLLDLRIPSQPQEPTLPFEAVLQNLFPSQGALGPPPCPPPPGYAPVPPQPFNSPLSPLVPPATLLVPYPVIVPLPVPVPIPIPIPVPQSSESKFSSSFPKPPSSFGLHPFRGTQPPLQKEELKPFDILQPREYFQLSRHTVIKMGSENEALDLSMKSVPWLKAGEVSPPICQEDAALDLSLATHRKSGPPPETLYNSSRSVDSPGHTVMEKLPSGVEMPFAPAAPHEASAMMDTHVGGSNTTEQPSQPSQPCQPSGEVKAENNIEIVSESQAAKVIVSVEDTVPTIFCGKIKGLSGVSTKNFSFKREDSMLQGYDIHSQGEESMGNTESLRKPIKNRSIKLKKVNSQEIHMLPIKKQRLATFFPRK; translated from the exons ATGCCAGTCGGAGGGGGAGGGTCCGGACTGGACAAGG GCTCCTGTGGCAGTGACGCCCCCTCTGCCCACACTGGGTGCGTGCCGGCCCCCAAACTGCTGAGCCAGAGTGGAGGAcgagcagagaggaagagagcaagaAGCTGCCAGATG GCTGAGTGGCATCAGAGCCGAGTGATGGACGACCTGCAGTCCCAGAACCTCTCCATGGACATGGCCGACTCCTCTCCCACCTTGACCAATAACAGACTGGAGAATGGCATGGCCCAGCTGATCACCACTGAGGCCTGGAACATCAACTCCACCGACCTG GGAGCCGAGGACCCCGAGGCCCAGCCGCAGCTCCTGGACCTGAGGATCCCCAGCCAGCCGCAGGAGCCCACCTTGCCGTTTGAAGCTGTGCTCCAGAATCTGTTCCCCTCGCAGGGTGCTCTTGGCCCCCCACCCTGTCCGCCTCCTCCGGGATATGCCCCTGTGCCCCCCCAACCCTTTAACTCCCCACTGTCCCCCCTGGTCCCGCCGGCCACACTCCTGGTGCCCTACCCTGTGATCGTCCCCTTGCCTGTACCggtccccatccccatccccatcccagtGCCTCAGAGTTCTGAATCCAAGTTCAGTTCCAGTTTCCCCAAGCCACCATCTTCCTTCGGCCTGCACCCCTTTAGAGGCACCCAGCCCCCTCTACAAAAGGAGGAACTGAAGCCCTTCGACATCCTCCAGCCGAGGGAGTACTTCCAGCTCAGCCGCCACACAGTCATCAAGATGGGGAGTGAGAACGAGGCCCTGGATCTCTCCATGAAGTCGGTGCCCTGGCTCAAGGCTGGCGAAGTCAGCCCCCCGATCTGCCAGGAAGATGCAGCCCTGGACCTGTCACTGGCGACCCACCGGAAATCTGGGCCTCCCCCTGAGACTTTATATAACAGCAGCAGGTCAGTGGACAGCCCAGGTCACACTGTGATGGAGAAACTTCCCAGTGGTGTGGAAATGCCCTTTGCCCCTGCTGCGCCCCACGAGGCCTCAGCCATGATGGATACTCATGTGGGTGGCAGCAACACCACTGAGCAGCCTagccagcccagccagccctgccagcccagcGGTGAGGTAAAGGCTGAAAATAACATTGAGATTGTGAGCGAGTCCCAGGCGGCCAAGGTCATTGTCTCTGTGGAAGACACTGTGCCTACCATCTTCTGTGGCAAGATCAAAGGCCTCTCGGGGGTGTCCACCAAAAACTTCTCCTTCAAAAGAGAAGACTCCATGCTTCAGGGCTACGACATCCACAGCCAAGGAGAAGAATCCATGGGAAACACGGAGTCCCTTAGGAAACCCATCAAAAACCGGAGCATAAAGTTAAAGAAAGTGAACTCCCAGGAAATACACATGCTCCCAATCAAAAAACAACGGCTGGCCACCTTTTTTCCAAGAAAGTGa
- the RAI2 gene encoding retinoic acid-induced protein 2 isoform X2, with protein sequence MDDLQSQNLSMDMADSSPTLTNNRLENGMAQLITTEAWNINSTDLVKKALVTVPAPSILNPPAESQSGVALKVAATVLQPLCLGESSVVMPIHMQVEGSSAPELNPNGNATYVMTTQGPVQLPVVLEQHVFQHLNSPLVLPQEAPCSSNAIHNNLFQGAEDPEAQPQLLDLRIPSQPQEPTLPFEAVLQNLFPSQGALGPPPCPPPPGYAPVPPQPFNSPLSPLVPPATLLVPYPVIVPLPVPVPIPIPIPVPQSSESKFSSSFPKPPSSFGLHPFRGTQPPLQKEELKPFDILQPREYFQLSRHTVIKMGSENEALDLSMKSVPWLKAGEVSPPICQEDAALDLSLATHRKSGPPPETLYNSSRSVDSPGHTVMEKLPSGVEMPFAPAAPHEASAMMDTHVGGSNTTEQPSQPSQPCQPSGEVKAENNIEIVSESQAAKVIVSVEDTVPTIFCGKIKGLSGVSTKNFSFKREDSMLQGYDIHSQGEESMGNTESLRKPIKNRSIKLKKVNSQEIHMLPIKKQRLATFFPRK encoded by the coding sequence ATGGACGACCTGCAGTCCCAGAACCTCTCCATGGACATGGCCGACTCCTCTCCCACCTTGACCAATAACAGACTGGAGAATGGCATGGCCCAGCTGATCACCACTGAGGCCTGGAACATCAACTCCACCGACCTGGTAAAGAAGGCCCTGGTGACCGTGCCGGCCCCATCCATTCTGAACCCCCCGGCCGAGTCCCAGAGCGGCGTGGCCCTGAAGGTGGCGGCCACTGTGCTGCAGCCCCTGTGCCTCggggagagctcagtggtgaTGCCCATTCACATGCAGGTGGAGGGAAGCTCCGCACCCGAGCTCAACCCTAACGGCAATGCCACCTACGTCATGACCACACAGGGCCCCGTGCAGCTGCCAGTGGTGCTGGAGCAGCACGTCTTCCAGCACCTCAACTCCCCCCTGGTCCTGCCGCAGGAGGCCCCGTGTTCCTCCAACGCCATCCACAACAACCTCTTCCAGGGAGCCGAGGACCCCGAGGCCCAGCCGCAGCTCCTGGACCTGAGGATCCCCAGCCAGCCGCAGGAGCCCACCTTGCCGTTTGAAGCTGTGCTCCAGAATCTGTTCCCCTCGCAGGGTGCTCTTGGCCCCCCACCCTGTCCGCCTCCTCCGGGATATGCCCCTGTGCCCCCCCAACCCTTTAACTCCCCACTGTCCCCCCTGGTCCCGCCGGCCACACTCCTGGTGCCCTACCCTGTGATCGTCCCCTTGCCTGTACCggtccccatccccatccccatcccagtGCCTCAGAGTTCTGAATCCAAGTTCAGTTCCAGTTTCCCCAAGCCACCATCTTCCTTCGGCCTGCACCCCTTTAGAGGCACCCAGCCCCCTCTACAAAAGGAGGAACTGAAGCCCTTCGACATCCTCCAGCCGAGGGAGTACTTCCAGCTCAGCCGCCACACAGTCATCAAGATGGGGAGTGAGAACGAGGCCCTGGATCTCTCCATGAAGTCGGTGCCCTGGCTCAAGGCTGGCGAAGTCAGCCCCCCGATCTGCCAGGAAGATGCAGCCCTGGACCTGTCACTGGCGACCCACCGGAAATCTGGGCCTCCCCCTGAGACTTTATATAACAGCAGCAGGTCAGTGGACAGCCCAGGTCACACTGTGATGGAGAAACTTCCCAGTGGTGTGGAAATGCCCTTTGCCCCTGCTGCGCCCCACGAGGCCTCAGCCATGATGGATACTCATGTGGGTGGCAGCAACACCACTGAGCAGCCTagccagcccagccagccctgccagcccagcGGTGAGGTAAAGGCTGAAAATAACATTGAGATTGTGAGCGAGTCCCAGGCGGCCAAGGTCATTGTCTCTGTGGAAGACACTGTGCCTACCATCTTCTGTGGCAAGATCAAAGGCCTCTCGGGGGTGTCCACCAAAAACTTCTCCTTCAAAAGAGAAGACTCCATGCTTCAGGGCTACGACATCCACAGCCAAGGAGAAGAATCCATGGGAAACACGGAGTCCCTTAGGAAACCCATCAAAAACCGGAGCATAAAGTTAAAGAAAGTGAACTCCCAGGAAATACACATGCTCCCAATCAAAAAACAACGGCTGGCCACCTTTTTTCCAAGAAAGTGa
- the SCML1 gene encoding sex comb on midleg-like protein 1 isoform X4, whose translation MKSLWQTRKPLGYAYKNYNYLLSKKVKSQGLWKKEPAAFSYPESYSPTIPVGRRDIDSYSNFGGRSFHSDESLDQEPESHYQEQELGFCQSPPLFPDSYQPCCMPDEPTQGSSGPCFGSPGARSTSSVYSSARPTSAMAQREPSPGHNLEMMAYPPVMENRSLGQTTSSLGMPGSFAPPSPVGNDPGILKQTFSDDPSTWSVDEVILFLKHVDPQTLTPLADLFRQHDIDGKALLLLKSDMMMKYMGLKLGAAVKLCHYIERLKEKKKFAN comes from the exons ATGAAGTCATTGTGGCAAACTCGT AAGCCACTTGgatatgcatataaaaattataattacctGCTTTCTAAAAAGGTCAAATCCCAGGGATTGTGGAAAAAGGAACCTGCTGCATTCTCTTACCCTGAAAGTTATAGCCCAACTATACCAGTAGGAAGGCGGGACATTGATTCCTATAGCAACTTCGGAGGCAGGTCTTTTCACTCGGACGAGTCCCTGGATCAGGAGCCAGAGTCCCACTACCAGGAGCAAGAGCTGGGCTTCTGCCAGAGCCCGCCACTTTTCCCAGACTCCTACCAGCCGTGCTGCATGCCCGATGAGCCCACGCAGGGCTCCTCTGGGCCCTGCTTCGGCAGCCCAGGAGCCCGCAGCACCAGCAGTGTCTATTCTTCGGCCCGACCCACCTCGGCCATGGCCCAGCGTGAGCCCAGTCCGGGACACAACCTGGAGATGATGGCGTACCCACCTGTCATGGAAAACAGGAGCCTTGGCCAGACCACCTCATCTCTCGGCATGCCGGGCAGCTTTG CTCCCCCTTCACCAGTTGGAAATGACCCGGGTATCCTAAAACAGACCTTCTCTGATGACCCTTCAACCTGGTCCGTGGATGAAGTGATCCTGTTTTTGAAACATGTAGATCCTCAGACACTCACCCCCCTCGCTGACCTCTTCAGGCAACAT GACATTGATGGGAAGGCTCTGCTGCTTCTCAAGAGCGACATGATGATGAAGTACATGGGCCTTAAGCTGGGGGCAGCCGTGAAACTGTGCCACTACATTGAaaggcttaaagaaaaaaagaaatttgccaATTGA